Proteins encoded in a region of the Trichocoleus sp. FACHB-46 genome:
- a CDS encoding tyrosine-type recombinase/integrase, translating into MIGVSTHSFRRTALTQMSSAGIPLRVIQEISGHRSLQVLQRYLGVSEVQLEEAIASLSF; encoded by the coding sequence CTGATAGGAGTTAGCACTCACAGTTTCAGACGAACTGCTCTAACCCAGATGAGCAGTGCAGGGATACCGCTGCGAGTCATTCAGGAGATATCAGGGCACCGCAGCCTACAGGTGCTTCAACGGTACCTTGGGGTTTCCGAGGTTCAGTTGGAGGAGGCGATCGCGTCTCTTAGCTTCTAG